One Pseudonocardia sediminis DNA window includes the following coding sequences:
- a CDS encoding response regulator transcription factor yields the protein MAQVLIIEDDPAIRGALIRGLGERGHAVDSAPTAMAGLEGAVGNRPDVVVLDLGLPDLDGTAMLKMLRGVSRVPVIVATARDDEAEIVAVLDAGADDYLVKPFGAAQLDARIRAVLRRAVEAEPDPAVVVGDLRIDTRGRQVTLAGAAVELTPREFDLLHYLASREGQVVSKRELVTEVWQQPYGGADKTVDVHLSWLRRKLGETAQNARYLHSVRGVGVRLSAPTGG from the coding sequence GTGGCGCAGGTTCTGATCATCGAGGACGACCCCGCGATCCGGGGTGCACTGATCCGCGGTCTGGGCGAGCGCGGGCACGCCGTCGACTCGGCGCCGACCGCGATGGCCGGCCTGGAGGGCGCCGTCGGCAACCGCCCCGACGTCGTGGTGCTCGACCTCGGCCTGCCCGACCTCGACGGCACCGCGATGCTGAAGATGCTGCGCGGCGTCTCCCGGGTGCCGGTGATCGTCGCGACGGCCCGCGACGACGAGGCCGAGATCGTCGCCGTTCTCGACGCCGGTGCGGACGACTACCTGGTCAAGCCGTTCGGGGCCGCCCAGCTCGACGCCCGGATCCGGGCCGTGCTGCGCCGCGCCGTCGAGGCCGAGCCGGACCCGGCCGTCGTCGTCGGGGACCTGCGGATCGACACGCGGGGGCGGCAGGTCACACTCGCCGGCGCCGCGGTCGAGCTGACCCCGCGCGAGTTCGACCTGCTGCACTACCTGGCCTCGCGGGAGGGGCAGGTGGTGAGCAAGCGGGAACTGGTCACCGAGGTCTGGCAGCAGCCCTACGGCGGCGCCGACAAGACCGTCGACGTGCACCTGTCGTGGCTGCGCCGCAAGCTCGGCGAGACCGCGCAGAACGCCCGCTACCTGCACTCGGTGCGCGGGGTCGGGGTGCGGTTGAGCGCACCCACGGGGGGATAG
- a CDS encoding PepSY domain-containing protein: MAARSLTLAAVATAGLLALGGGTALALGAGSETPATPVSLTAAGTTPADGTAPGAPAPGAAPAIDRATAERIALERVGGGRITDSTELDDDDDDRRVWEVEVTNGTAEHDVDVDSATGAVVDHDTDDLRDGDDRDDNDDRDDDRADD, encoded by the coding sequence ATGGCCGCCCGCTCCCTCACCCTCGCCGCCGTCGCCACCGCCGGACTGCTCGCCCTCGGCGGCGGCACCGCCCTCGCCCTCGGCGCCGGTTCGGAGACCCCCGCGACGCCGGTCTCGCTCACCGCCGCCGGCACCACCCCGGCCGACGGGACCGCGCCCGGCGCCCCGGCCCCCGGCGCCGCTCCCGCGATCGACCGCGCCACCGCCGAGCGGATCGCCCTCGAGCGTGTCGGCGGCGGCCGGATCACCGACTCCACCGAGCTCGACGACGACGATGACGACCGCCGGGTCTGGGAGGTCGAGGTCACGAACGGCACCGCCGAGCACGACGTCGACGTCGACTCGGCCACCGGCGCCGTCGTCGACCACGACACCGACGACCTCCGCGACGGCGACGACCGCGACGACAACGACGACCGCGACGACGACCGGGCCGACGACTGA
- a CDS encoding SRPBCC family protein, translated as MQLENKFTIAAPIEEAWAALNNPETVAPCFPGATLTEYEDDSFTGTVKVKLGPISLTYKGKGTYIDRDDANHKVVIDASGRDARGNGTAKAKVTGSMVAAGPDKTDVTMVTDMTVTGRPAQFGRGVISDVADKIIGQFSSCLADKLNSGEANGSGPKHAADETSPIPAVPPPPGGQPVTPATTTPTSTGPRKPAPQSNPVEAIDLLDSAGAPVLKRLGPVLGAVAALVAVFLIIKRARS; from the coding sequence ATGCAGCTGGAGAACAAGTTCACGATCGCCGCGCCCATCGAGGAGGCGTGGGCGGCCCTGAACAACCCGGAGACGGTGGCCCCCTGCTTCCCGGGCGCGACGCTCACCGAGTACGAGGACGACTCGTTCACCGGCACGGTGAAGGTCAAGCTCGGCCCGATCTCGCTCACCTACAAGGGCAAGGGCACCTACATCGACCGGGACGACGCGAACCACAAGGTCGTCATCGACGCCAGTGGCCGCGACGCCCGTGGCAACGGCACCGCGAAGGCCAAGGTCACCGGCTCGATGGTGGCCGCGGGCCCGGACAAGACCGACGTCACGATGGTCACCGACATGACCGTCACCGGACGTCCGGCGCAGTTCGGCCGGGGCGTCATCTCCGACGTCGCGGACAAGATCATCGGCCAGTTCTCGTCCTGCCTGGCCGACAAGCTGAACTCCGGTGAGGCCAACGGCTCCGGCCCGAAGCACGCCGCCGACGAGACGTCGCCGATCCCGGCCGTCCCGCCGCCGCCGGGTGGGCAGCCGGTGACCCCGGCGACCACGACGCCGACCTCCACCGGCCCGCGCAAGCCGGCCCCGCAGAGCAACCCGGTCGAGGCCATCGACCTGCTCGACTCGGCCGGTGCCCCGGTGCTCAAGCGCCTCGGCCCGGTGCTGGGTGCGGTCGCGGCGCTCGTCGCCGTGTTCCTGATCATCAAGCGGGCGCGTAGCTGA
- a CDS encoding sensor histidine kinase produces the protein MRRRILTLVGAMMLLVLVAFAVPLALLVRTVAIDRAVGTATAEAQSLTPLVATADRAALNLSVAQVDATTVADVTLYLPDGGVLGTPAPRTPLVELGARGTSASTDVAGGREIVFAVRDSAGAGGAIRILVPDAELTRGVGRSWLLLAGLSLLLLAGGLLLADRLARSLVDATTDLAEVSDRLARGELAARADAAAPAELGIVAGALNGLAGRISELLREERENVADLAHRVRTPLTALRLDAESLRDPADAARISEGVDGVQRAVTGAIEHARRRGTDAATCDAAAVVSDRVAFWAVLAEDTEREVRVDVADGPLPVAIGKGDLEACVDALLGNVFAHTPDGTAFAVSLVARREGGARLVVADSGPGLPAGAAAAERGVSGGGSTGLGLDIARRTADQASGALTLDRPPEGGLRVVLDLGAPQRPES, from the coding sequence GTGCGTCGCCGGATACTCACCCTGGTCGGGGCGATGATGCTGCTCGTCCTGGTCGCGTTCGCGGTGCCGCTGGCCCTGCTGGTGCGCACGGTCGCGATCGACCGGGCCGTCGGCACCGCCACCGCCGAGGCGCAGTCGCTGACGCCGCTGGTCGCCACCGCCGACCGGGCCGCACTGAACCTGAGCGTCGCGCAGGTGGACGCGACGACGGTCGCCGACGTCACCCTGTACCTCCCCGACGGCGGGGTGCTCGGCACCCCGGCCCCGCGGACCCCGCTGGTCGAGCTCGGTGCCCGCGGGACGAGCGCGTCCACCGACGTCGCCGGCGGGAGGGAGATCGTGTTCGCGGTCCGCGACTCCGCCGGGGCGGGCGGCGCGATCCGGATCCTGGTGCCCGACGCGGAGCTGACCCGCGGCGTCGGACGGTCCTGGCTCCTGCTGGCCGGGCTGTCGCTGCTGCTGCTCGCCGGCGGGCTGCTGCTGGCCGACCGGCTGGCCCGCTCGCTGGTCGACGCCACGACCGACCTCGCGGAGGTGTCCGACCGGCTGGCCCGCGGCGAGCTGGCCGCCCGCGCCGACGCCGCCGCCCCGGCCGAGCTGGGGATCGTGGCCGGGGCGCTGAACGGGCTCGCGGGACGGATCTCGGAGCTGCTGCGCGAGGAGCGGGAGAACGTCGCCGACCTCGCGCACCGGGTGCGCACGCCGCTGACCGCGCTGCGCCTGGACGCCGAGTCGTTGCGGGACCCGGCCGACGCGGCCCGGATCTCCGAGGGCGTCGACGGGGTGCAGCGCGCGGTGACGGGCGCGATCGAGCATGCGCGCCGGCGCGGCACCGACGCCGCGACCTGCGACGCCGCGGCCGTCGTCTCCGACCGCGTCGCGTTCTGGGCGGTGCTGGCCGAGGACACCGAGCGGGAGGTGCGGGTGGACGTGGCCGACGGGCCGCTGCCGGTCGCGATCGGCAAGGGCGACCTGGAGGCCTGTGTGGACGCGCTGCTGGGCAACGTGTTCGCCCACACCCCCGACGGGACCGCGTTCGCCGTGTCGCTGGTGGCGCGCCGTGAGGGCGGAGCGCGGCTGGTCGTCGCCGACTCGGGGCCCGGCCTGCCGGCCGGGGCCGCGGCCGCCGAGCGGGGCGTCAGCGGGGGCGGGTCGACCGGCCTGGGCCTGGACATCGCCCGTCGCACGGCCGACCAGGCCTCCGGCGCGCTCACGCTGGACCGGCCACCCGAGGGCGGTCTGCGGGTGGTGCTGGACCTCGGCGCCCCGCAGCGTCCCGAGTCCTAA
- the sbnB gene encoding 2,3-diaminopropionate biosynthesis protein SbnB, whose amino-acid sequence MTTTEPTAPLAPPPFSVISGAQVRAALQGREKQIVDLVEATYRLHGAGDSVNPPSYFLKFPDRPTSRIIALPASIGGDVRVDGLKWISSFPGNVASGIPRASAVLILNDHDTGYPFAVLESSIISATRTAASAALAADRLSRGRARPVRVGFVGTGLIARYIHTFLAGTGFSFDEIGVHDLSADSAAGFGGYLRGTDTTARVTVHDSAESLIRSSDLVVFATVAATPHVTETAWFDHHPLVLHVSLRDLAPEILLESANFVDDVEHCLKAETSPHLVEQRTGNRDFLDGTLDDVMSGRVTVPADRTVVFSPFGLGVLDLAVGKYVYDETARSGALHVVDDFFHERRRYG is encoded by the coding sequence ATGACGACGACCGAACCGACCGCCCCGCTCGCCCCGCCGCCGTTCTCGGTGATCTCCGGGGCCCAGGTGCGGGCCGCCCTGCAGGGACGCGAGAAGCAGATCGTCGACCTCGTCGAGGCCACCTACCGGCTGCACGGCGCCGGGGACTCGGTGAACCCGCCGTCGTACTTCCTGAAGTTCCCCGACCGGCCCACCTCCCGGATCATCGCGCTGCCCGCCTCGATCGGCGGCGACGTCCGGGTGGACGGCCTGAAGTGGATCTCCAGCTTCCCGGGCAACGTGGCGTCCGGGATCCCGCGTGCCTCGGCCGTGCTGATCCTCAACGACCACGACACCGGCTACCCGTTCGCGGTCCTGGAGAGCTCGATCATCAGCGCGACCCGGACGGCGGCGTCGGCGGCGCTGGCCGCGGACCGGCTCAGCCGCGGCCGGGCCCGGCCGGTCCGCGTCGGGTTCGTCGGGACGGGCCTGATCGCCCGCTACATCCACACGTTCCTGGCCGGGACCGGGTTCTCCTTCGACGAGATCGGCGTGCACGACCTGTCCGCCGACAGCGCCGCCGGGTTCGGCGGCTACCTGCGCGGGACCGACACGACGGCCCGGGTCACCGTGCACGACAGCGCCGAGTCGCTGATCCGCTCGTCCGACCTGGTCGTGTTCGCCACCGTCGCGGCCACCCCGCACGTCACCGAGACGGCGTGGTTCGACCACCACCCGCTGGTGCTGCACGTGTCGCTGCGCGACCTGGCGCCGGAGATCCTGCTGGAGTCGGCAAATTTCGTCGACGACGTCGAGCACTGTCTCAAGGCCGAGACGTCGCCGCACCTGGTCGAGCAGCGGACCGGCAACCGGGACTTCCTGGACGGGACGCTGGACGACGTGATGTCCGGGCGGGTCACGGTGCCTGCGGACCGGACCGTGGTGTTCTCACCGTTCGGCCTCGGCGTCCTGGACCTGGCCGTGGGGAAGTACGTCTACGACGAGACGGCCCGGTCCGGGGCCCTGCACGTCGTCGACGACTTCTTCCACGAACGCCGCCGCTACGGCTGA
- a CDS encoding polysaccharide deacetylase family protein, whose protein sequence is MAKEIFVAFGIDVDAVGGWLGSYGGEDSPGDISRGVFAGEVGVPRLNRLLARYDLPATWFWPGHSIETFPSEFDAVVASGHEIGVHGYSHENPIAMSRQQESDILDHCIDLITDRAGARPTGYVAPWWEFSRVTNELLLERGITYDHSLMHRDFEPYYVRVGDSWTPIDYDKPAREWMKPLVRGEETDLVEIPASWYLDDLPPMMFIKTSPNSHGFVNPRHIEEMWRDQFDWVYRESDYAVFTITIHPDVSGRPQVLLMLERLIEHINAHDGVRWSTFDGIARDFLARRPRT, encoded by the coding sequence ATGGCCAAGGAGATTTTCGTGGCGTTCGGCATCGACGTCGACGCCGTCGGTGGGTGGCTGGGGTCCTACGGCGGGGAGGACTCGCCGGGTGACATCTCGCGCGGCGTGTTCGCCGGGGAGGTCGGGGTGCCGCGGCTGAACCGGCTGCTGGCCCGCTACGACCTGCCCGCGACCTGGTTCTGGCCCGGTCACTCGATCGAGACGTTCCCGTCGGAGTTCGACGCCGTCGTCGCGTCCGGGCACGAGATCGGGGTGCACGGGTACTCGCACGAGAACCCGATCGCGATGTCCCGGCAGCAGGAGTCGGACATCCTCGACCACTGCATCGACCTGATCACCGACCGGGCCGGGGCGCGACCCACCGGCTACGTCGCGCCGTGGTGGGAGTTCTCCCGGGTCACCAACGAGCTGCTGCTCGAACGCGGCATCACCTACGACCACTCGCTGATGCACCGCGACTTCGAGCCCTACTACGTCCGGGTCGGCGACTCCTGGACCCCGATCGACTACGACAAGCCGGCCCGGGAGTGGATGAAGCCCCTGGTCCGCGGCGAGGAGACCGACCTCGTCGAGATCCCGGCCAGCTGGTACCTCGACGACCTGCCGCCGATGATGTTCATCAAGACCAGCCCGAACTCGCACGGTTTCGTGAACCCGCGCCACATCGAGGAGATGTGGCGCGACCAGTTCGACTGGGTGTACCGGGAGTCCGACTACGCCGTCTTCACGATCACGATCCACCCGGACGTCTCCGGACGGCCGCAGGTGCTGCTGATGCTGGAGCGTCTGATCGAGCACATCAACGCCCACGACGGCGTCCGCTGGTCCACGTTCGACGGCATCGCCCGGGACTTCCTGGCCCGCCGGCCCCGCACGTGA
- a CDS encoding RGCVC family protein, with translation MTSAPQHDTLESTAVESDTGPICESCPHPWADHDAIGRRFCSASNASARTDRGCVCKV, from the coding sequence ATGACGTCGGCACCCCAGCACGACACCCTGGAATCCACCGCCGTGGAGTCCGACACCGGACCGATCTGCGAGTCGTGCCCGCACCCGTGGGCCGACCACGACGCGATCGGCCGCCGCTTCTGCTCGGCCTCGAACGCCTCCGCCCGGACCGACCGGGGCTGCGTCTGCAAGGTCTGA
- a CDS encoding TauD/TfdA family dioxygenase — translation MTSPSAASLLDVDLVPGRPPMLSADSIRGLGWDEYRAGVRAVVARYGSVLVRGLGLRDAADVTDVFRGLADSLMIEREAFASREVYAEGVYSSSTWPANQPMCMHHELSYALDVPGMMMFACLQAPAGGGATGVADAATVLEALPPALVDRFEREGWLLTRSYNDEIGATVAEAFGTDDRGAVEAYCRANAIDFAWQPDGGLRTSQRRGAVVRHPLTGRRCWFNQIAFLNEATMAPEVREYLVEVYGQDGLPFTTRFGNGDPIGDDVVQLLTDVYEANTVREPWQAGDLLLVDNIATAHSREAFTGDREVLVAMADPIRTVV, via the coding sequence ATGACATCCCCCTCCGCCGCTTCACTGCTCGACGTGGACCTCGTCCCCGGGCGGCCGCCGATGCTCTCCGCCGACTCGATCCGCGGCCTGGGCTGGGACGAGTACCGCGCCGGGGTGCGGGCCGTCGTCGCCCGGTACGGGTCGGTGCTGGTCCGCGGCCTGGGGCTGCGCGACGCCGCCGACGTCACCGACGTCTTCCGCGGGCTGGCCGACTCGCTGATGATCGAGCGGGAGGCGTTCGCGTCCCGGGAGGTCTACGCCGAGGGCGTCTACTCGTCCTCGACGTGGCCGGCCAACCAGCCGATGTGCATGCACCACGAGCTCAGCTACGCCCTCGACGTCCCCGGCATGATGATGTTCGCCTGCCTGCAGGCGCCGGCGGGCGGCGGCGCGACCGGCGTCGCCGACGCCGCGACCGTCCTCGAGGCGCTGCCGCCGGCGCTGGTGGACCGCTTCGAGCGGGAGGGCTGGCTCCTGACCCGCAGCTACAACGACGAGATCGGCGCGACCGTCGCCGAGGCGTTCGGCACCGACGACCGGGGCGCGGTGGAGGCCTACTGCCGCGCGAACGCGATCGACTTCGCCTGGCAGCCCGACGGCGGGCTGCGCACGTCGCAGCGGCGCGGCGCGGTGGTCCGGCACCCGCTCACCGGGCGGCGCTGCTGGTTCAACCAGATCGCGTTCCTCAACGAGGCGACGATGGCGCCCGAGGTCCGCGAGTACCTCGTGGAGGTCTACGGCCAGGACGGGCTGCCGTTCACCACGCGCTTCGGCAACGGCGACCCGATCGGCGACGACGTGGTGCAGCTGCTGACCGACGTCTACGAGGCCAACACCGTTCGCGAGCCCTGGCAGGCCGGCGACCTGCTGCTCGTCGACAACATCGCCACCGCGCACAGCCGCGAGGCCTTCACCGGCGACCGCGAGGTCCTCGTCGCGATGGCCGACCCGATCCGGACGGTGGTCTGA
- a CDS encoding P1 family peptidase — MRAGERNCLTDVAGLRVGQAALDGPGALSGTTVVLSPPGGATGGADVRGAAPGTRETDLLSPSATVDRVHAIVLSGGSAYGLDAATGVMARCERDGEGFAVPGGVVPIVPSAVLFDLGRGGDFTARPGADLGAAAYDAASDGAVDQGVSGAGTGAVAGGLKGGVGTASVVIDAGYTVSALVVVNAVGSGVDAATGELLGVRSGLPGEFGHVPVPGPGGAEALLAAAAAHAGSTSAGTATSLVLVATDATLDKAGCGRMATMAHDGLARAIRPVHTVMDGDVAFTLATGTRPAPDLTATFALHAAAADVVTRAVVHALLAAEPAGGRPSYRSVLAGAVR, encoded by the coding sequence ATGCGTGCCGGCGAGCGGAACTGCCTGACCGACGTGGCCGGACTGCGGGTCGGGCAGGCCGCGCTGGACGGACCCGGTGCCCTGAGCGGCACCACCGTCGTCCTGTCCCCGCCGGGTGGCGCCACCGGCGGCGCGGACGTGCGCGGCGCCGCCCCGGGCACCCGGGAGACCGACCTGCTCTCCCCGTCCGCGACCGTCGACCGGGTGCACGCGATCGTCCTCAGCGGGGGCAGCGCGTACGGCCTGGACGCCGCGACGGGGGTGATGGCCCGCTGCGAGCGCGACGGCGAGGGGTTCGCGGTCCCGGGCGGCGTGGTGCCGATCGTGCCGTCGGCGGTGCTGTTCGACCTCGGCCGCGGGGGCGACTTCACGGCGCGTCCCGGCGCGGACCTGGGGGCCGCGGCCTACGACGCGGCCTCGGACGGCGCCGTCGATCAGGGGGTGAGCGGCGCGGGCACCGGTGCCGTGGCCGGAGGGCTCAAGGGCGGGGTCGGGACGGCGAGCGTGGTGATCGACGCGGGCTACACCGTGTCCGCACTGGTGGTGGTCAACGCCGTCGGGTCCGGGGTGGACGCTGCGACCGGTGAGCTGCTCGGCGTCCGGTCCGGTCTGCCCGGCGAGTTCGGCCACGTCCCGGTGCCCGGTCCGGGCGGTGCGGAGGCGCTGCTCGCCGCCGCGGCCGCGCACGCCGGTTCGACGAGCGCCGGGACCGCGACGTCGCTGGTGCTCGTGGCCACCGACGCCACCCTGGACAAGGCGGGCTGCGGGCGGATGGCGACGATGGCCCACGACGGGCTGGCGCGGGCGATCCGGCCGGTGCACACCGTGATGGACGGCGACGTCGCGTTCACCCTGGCCACCGGCACCCGCCCGGCCCCGGACCTGACCGCGACGTTCGCCCTGCACGCCGCGGCCGCGGACGTCGTGACCCGCGCCGTCGTGCACGCACTGCTCGCGGCGGAGCCGGCCGGGGGACGGCCGTCCTACCGGTCCGTCCTGGCCGGGGCGGTGAGATGA